ATTCGATAAATTCATCGAGTGGAAGAAGATGGTTGAAATGCAGTCAGAAAGGAAAGTGGAGAAGCTAAGAACGGACAACGGTCTTGAGTATTGTAACCGCAGATTTGATCAGTTCTGCAAAGATGAAAGAGTGGTGAGGCATAGGACGTGTACATATACCTGCAACAGAACGGGGTTGCAGAGCGGCTCAACAGGAGTATTATGAACAAGGTTAGGAGCATGTTGAGCGAGAGTGGTCTGGATCAGAAGTTCTGGGCAGAAGCGGCATCTACGTCTGTATACGTCAATAACAGACTTCCCTCATCAGCTATTGAGTTCAAAATCCCAGAGCAGATGTGGACATCAGCTCTTCCAGATCTCTCAGGGCTCAGGAGATTTGACTGCATTGTGTATGTTCATTCAGATGAGGGAAAGCTAAATCCAAGATCAAAGAGAGGCGTCTTCACATGATATCCAGAAGGGGTGAAAGGCTTTAGAGTTTGGCTTCTGGATGAGGAAAAATGCGTCATAAGCAGAAATGTCATTTTCCAAGAAGAATTGATGTACAAAGACATCAACAAGACAAACTCAGGTAACTCTGTTCCCTTAAATATTTTATCTACTAATGAAAATTCGAGTTTTGAGAATGCAGGAGAACATGTTACAAGTGATGGTGATGGTGATCAAGAGATGGAGACACAGTCAAATGAGGAACCTGTGTCTGGTTCTCAACAGTCATCAAGCGAGTCTACTGCACCTGCAGCTCAACAAGATGTGAGCGGGTATCAGTTGGTCAAAGACAGAGAGAAGCGGCAGGTTCGTCAGCCATCAAAATTCAAAGACTACCTAGTGTATGAGGGCGACGAAGAGATAGCTGGCTTTGCTTATCTCATGACGGAAGATGATGGTAGGCCCGAGCCTGGGAGTTATCAGGAAGCATTAGAAGATCCTGATAGTGAACTTTGGACGGGAGCTGCAGATGAAGAAATGGAATCCTTGATCAAAAATGGAACCTGGGTGCTTGTTGATAGAGTGAAAGACCAGAAACCTATCGGGTGTAGATGGATCTTCAAGAGAAAGGCTGGAATCGCAGGCGTGGAGGATCCTAGATATAAGGGGAGACTGGTTGCAAAGGGCTATGCTCAGAAGGAGGGAGTAGATTTTATGGAGATTTTTTCCATGGTTGCAAAACATGTCTCTATCAGATTCATGTTGTCCATGGTGGTTCACTTCGACATGGAGCTTCAGCAGATGGATGTCAAGACAGCGTTCCTGCGTGGATATCTGGATGAGGTGATCTACATGGAACAACCTGAAGGATACGTCGATAAGAAACATCCAGAGAAAGTATGTCTCCTCAAGAGGTTGTTGTATGGTCTGAGACAGTCACCTCGTCAGTGGAACACACGATTTGATGAGTTCATCACGAAGCATGGATTCACTAGAAGCGAGTATGACATCTGTGTTTACTACAAGGAGTACGAAGCAAATGGGTACATCTACATGCTCTTGTATGTGGATGATATCCTCATAGCGTCCAAGAGCAAGAGTGAAGTCACAAGTTTGAAGAAAATTCTCAGCTCAGAATTTGAAATGAAAGATCTTGGAGATGCAAAGAAGATATTGGGAATGGAGATTACTCGAGACAGAGAGAAGGGGAGTCTCACAGAAGAGTATGCTATGAAGTTTCTTGGGAACTTCAACATGGACAAAGCCAAGAGCGTCTCAACCCCATTAGGAGCTCACTTCAGACTAAGCTCAACCACTGAGAAGGAGATAAAAGAAGAAGACGAGTATATGAGAAATATTTCGTATCAAAGTGCAATGGGTTCTCTTATGTACTCAATGGTTGGAACCAGGTCTGATCTTGCTTATGCAATTGGAATGGTGTGCCGGTTCATGAGTAATCCTTTCAAGATTCATTGGAAAGCAGTCAAGTGGATCTTGAGGTATGTTCGAGGCACAACGAAGATGAAGCTTTCATTCAGAAAAGAAGGACAATTCATAGTAAGAGGGTATTGTGATGCAGATTATGGAGCAGACCTAGATTAGAGGAGATAAATCACTGTTGGAGGAAATGTAGTGAGCTGTAGATCGAGTCTTCAGAAGTCTATAGCGTTGTCAACTACAGAAGCTGAGTGGATCGCACTAGGAGAAGCCTCGAAGGAAGCTATGTGACTAAGGGGTTTTATTAATGAGATGGGGTTTGAATAGAATAAGAGTTGAAGTCTTTTGTGATTCTCAAAGTGCTATTGCATTATCGAGAAACTCGGTGCATCACGAGAAGACTAAACACGTTGATGTGAAGTATAACTTTGTCAGAGAGTTGGTGAGTGAGAAGATCATTGACGTGGTGAAGATTGCAACTCAATACAACCCTGAAGATATTTTTACGAAAGTTTTACCAGTTGGGAAGATGAGAGAGGCTCTGAGGTTTCTTAGAATCTCTGAGAACTGAGTATAGTGGAGCAGTAAGTTATTGAAGTCGGGTGGTCTAATCCGAGGAGATAAGTTTTAAAGCTGAATGGGTTTATTCAAAAAGAGTTGATGAGAAGTGTCAACAAGAGAAGACAGTCAGATGAAGCTAGAGTCAGTAGCTTCAGGAGGAGTTGGCAACAATAGTCAACAAGAGAAGATGGAGGATTTCAATACAGGACAAGGAGGAGATTTGAAGAATGAGTGTCCTTGTATTTGAATGTAAACCGGTTCGAATCAATCGATTAGAACCGAGATTGCTTAAGCCGGTTTGTGGCTTGAGTTAGTAATCACGTGTTGTGGGTGATGTAAAACGGTGTGTTTATAAGCCGTTAGACTATCTATCTCTCGAGGTGAATCGAGAAAGAGAGATAGAGAGAGTCACCACAGATTAAGAGAGAGAGAGATCGAGTTGTGATCTGAGCTCGGGGTTGAGCTGAGCTAGTGAAGTTGCTGGTGATCCAGCTCCGGAGAGATATAGCGGCTCTTCCACGTTGGGAGAGTGCGGTGAACTCTGAGTGACCAAATACTCTCTTGCATGTTTTTTTTATCGCTTTAGATCAAACGAAATCGAGTAGATCAAGACCATTAGGAACCGTAGATCGTACAACTCGATAGAAAAATATCAATCGGATGTCTAAAGTTGGGTTATGATGTGGTAATGTAGTGAGAAGGAAGGAAGAATAAAAAAGTTTTATGAAAATATATTTTATTCACAGCCGCCATATTACTGTTCTAAAATCCACGCGCTTCTTGATCTCGCGTGATAGGCACGTCCGGTGTTTGGGAGATGAAACACGTCACAAGCAACATAGACACTCCCCTTCCTTTTTGTTTGTCGTTTATAGTCTCCTAGTTTTTGTCGGAGTTTTGGGTCCCTTTTCTATATGATTTTTTAATATAATACCTAAATAAAAAATAATCAAGAACCAATAATTAAATAACGACTATTTGAGCATAGATTTAAAACCAATTGTCCAATACCAATTTACCATACCAACCATTCCGAAGAACAGTAGACTTAAAAAACTTAATAGTTCTGGGCAAAAACACCCGGATCCGAAAAACCGAATCCAATCCAAAAAAGTAATATCGAACCCGAATTGAAATTGATTAAATATCCAGATGGATTCAAAATTTTGATATTTAAAAAAATCGAAACCGAATCCGATCCGAACCGAAGTATTTTGGATACTCATTCGGGTATTTCTGAATTTCAGTTCCGGTTCGATTCAGATCTTTGCGGGTTCGGTTCGGGTTGTGATAACCCATCTAAATTATTTTAAATTTTTTAAAATTTATTATATACTTTAAATTTTTCATTTTTGAAAAAATTTATGGTTTGAATATTGTTGGTTTGGTTTGAATATTTCTCATTGATTCTCAATCCAAATATTCAAACCAAACCAATTTATATGTTAATTTTAGGTACTTTGACATATGCTAATATTTTAAGAATCAGAACCCGAACCGATGGTGTTTGGTTTAAAATCTAAAATTAACATATAAATTGGTTTGGTTTGAATATTTGGATTGAGAATCAATGAGAAATATTCAAACCAAACCAACAATATTCAAACCATAAATTTTTTCAAAAATGAAAAATTTAAAGTATATAATAAATTTTAAAAAATTTAAAATAATTTAGATGGGTTATCACAACCCGAACCGAACCCGCAAAGATCTGAATCGAACCGGAACTGAAATTCAGAAATACCCGAATGAGGCTAAAATCTTTGAACCCGAAAACCCGAAACCCGAATAGATCCGAACCGAACCCGAATAGGTATCCGAACGCCCACTCCTAAAACTTAAATCAAATGTCTTGGTGGAAGTTGCCAACACCATTTTTTATTTTATTTTATGGGTACTTAATAATTTATTTCGCGTAAAAAGAAATCGGAATTAAGTAAAGCAAAGAGAAGAATCCTTTTTCTTCCCGTTTATTATAGAATATACTTGTAGGTTAATTCTAGATGAAGATTGGTGAGCAATCATAATTTATAAACTCGAGTGACTGTTAGAATCTCCACTTGACAAGGGAAAATGGAATTTAGAAAAAGCCAAATTAGTTTTCGGACGTTGAGTGAGAATCATCAAAAGAAAAAAAACACAAATGGCTCAACACAGCTACAAGAAATTATACGTGCATCAGCAAAATTAGGTATGATTATCTTAAACATAGTTTTTGCTGCCCACCAAATAGTCTCAACAGACATACCCACAACTCTATTCGTCATTTTATTTAGGTAATTCTCTCGGATAGCATTTTTAAAATTGTTGTCACAAAATAACACTCAAAAAATAAAATGACCAGAATAATTTTTTTTATTTTAAAAGTTTTAATATTTATATTTTATTTTTAAAATTTTGATTTTATCTCCAAAACTCCATCATTTAACTATAAACCATAAGTTTTAGATTAACTTAATCCTAGGAATGTAAATCCATATTTACTTTTCAATAAAATCCCTTTTGACCATCTTTGATCAAATTCCGGAGATGACGATTTATTAAACAATTATGCAAACTACGGAAAAAAAACTTACAAGGGATCTTCAACATGGTGCAAGTAAATCTGGCAGATAGTATTATCGGTTGTCGAATCGTATATGTAATCTTTCTCATATCATAATTGTAAAATCATAATAAATCAGTGTTAAAAAAAAACTAAAGAAAGTCTATCTAAAGAAATTTTTCATATATATTTGCGTGCTTTGAAATTGCCTTTTCCTTTTCCTCTTAAACCAGTGGCAAGTTTTTTGATTTTAGAAACTAAAGTTCACCTATAAATTGAAAAAGCAACACGCGTATTCAAAAAAAAAGCACACAAACACAAACAAAAATGCGAACGAATCAGTGACGACACATGAGAAAGACCTAAACTCTAAAATATGTATATCTTCAGAATACAAATATATTACAAATAGATAGTTTTTTGCTTCTTTTTTTTTGTTTTTCTTAAATGAGATAAAAATCCGACCGGGAATCTTAAAAATGGAGAAAATAGTTCCAGTAACTGGCCAAGGAAGAGAGAGAAACAAAAAGGAGAGAACGTAAACCAAGACAGAGGGTTGGTTCGTTCACATCCTTCCCAAAAAAAAGACAACATCACAACCATCGGGTTATTACTCTCGTCCTTGATTATATGGATTGTCCTGTTAAAACACATGGAGAGCGAGCGAGCGAGAGAAACTCAGCATCCAAAAGCTTAACACTTTGTGAACATAAATACAAAAAAAAAAAAAAAAAAAGAGGGAATATAAAACTAACCGGCTGGTACGGAGGAGGAGGCATGTAAACCATTTGCGGCCTAGGCTGACGACCCATCATCATTTGCTGCTGCTGCTGCGGAAACTAAAACATCACAACAATTCCATAACCGTTACACTTCTTTTTTTTGTTACTTTCGATGATCTCTTGTGAATACTGATGGTTATAATAAGGTAGTGTTTTGTGTTGTTAGTGTCAATCAATTCATACCTGGGGTTGTGCATTTGGAGGATAAAAGGCTTGAGGATGCTGGTGGCCAGGATAATATATCATCTGCTGCTGTCCTGGATACTGCGGTTGAATCTGCATATAATTTACATGGTGAGTTTTAGAGACTTTTTGCGCTTTGTGTTTATGAATTTAGGTTGTATACGACACAATGAACTTACTCCGTAACCAAGAGGCATTCCAGGCATCTGCTGAACAGGTGCAGGTGCAGCAGGGTAGTAGAATGATGCATCTGCCATTGGAGACTGAGGTCGCGCAGCAGCTGTTGGTTTGAAACTCTTTGCGTTTGGATTCAGTTTGAATTCCTGATCACACCCAACGACTCTTGATTAGTTAAGAAAGATAACAATTAAATCAAGTTTGGACAAATCATATAAAAATAACCTTTGCATTCGGATTAAGAGTGGACTTTTCAGATGATGACAAAGAACCAATTGATGAGCTTGGTGATAGTCCAGGACGACTTGATGTTGAAGGACCTGGGCGGCTCTCTGAACTTCTTCTTGAAGCCGACTGCCCAGTAAAGCTTTCAGATTTTGGTTTACCAGAAACTTCACTGACTTGCCTTTCTTTCTCAGCAACAGTCTTCCACGCCGAGGTTCCACCACCACCAAGTTTTGCACCTTCTTTGGTATCTATATTCCAAAACACACAATATTTTCTTAAAACTCACGCCTACTACTTGGTTCTTCATTAGAAAGAAGAAGTTTAAAAACAGGTAACCACTGCTTTCGTACAAAAACAACTTTTTCTAGATTCTATTTAGCGACTTTAAAAGAGTCCATCATCAGTGGAACATTATTGAGATAAACGTGAATATAAATATTAGTGTCAGGCCGAGTGAAAAACGTGAGCCATGCTTGTAAAAATGAAAAGGTATTTCTACGTGTAGAACAGGAAAACAAGTTCAGACTCTGTGAGCATGAAATTGTTCAAACGGATAAACAAATATAGAAAAGAGAGAAAGAAAGAAAGAAGTAGCGTATACCTCCATGACCAGAAACTGATTCCTCAGCTGACTGTATAAATAGGAAAGGAAGCCAAAGAACCAATGTTAAAAAAAAAAATAAGAGAACAAAGATTTAATTGCCAAACGCAATCATTGATTAAACACGCATAATCAACATGGAGGTGAATTTACTCTGTTACTGTGGGAAAACTCTGGATTATTCTTGTTTCTTCGCTCACCCAACTGGCTCTCACTGTTTTGTCAAGAGAAACCCCTAATGTGAGAGAAGGTTTTTTAGATGATTTAACAGTCCATAAGGTGATGGCAAAAAAATGACCTGATACTGCTGCCTGGGGCATTAAAATCTTTGGATCGCTGTTCAGAGGGAAGGTGCTGAGCGTGATCATCAGATATCGAGCAGCTTTGATCTACACTTGTATTATTCCGAGAAGGCTGACTGGCAGCCTGAATGAAAATGAATGTCAATATCAACAATTGTTCTGCAAGAAACTATTATCAAAAAAAGAACTCAACCGTACCCGTAATTCTTCATATCCCTTGCCACTAGAAGAAGCTGGCCTCTGGACAGTAGAAGTAGATGAACCACCAAAAGTCTCATCGTTGCAAGTGTCCAGTAATTCGTCGTCCTCCTCATCAAACCCACTATCATCAAATGCATCAACTGGAAGGACAGCTGAGTATTTAGATTCCTCGTCAATATCAAATTTCTCATTAAGCTGAAAGCCTCTTTCCTGCAGGCATGAGCAATTAGAAATATGCATTTATATAATAACAACAAAAAAACGTAGGGATCAGGCTGTGCAAATAAAACCGCCAAAAATTACCTCTGCTACATGAAGATCTCGGGTATTTTCACCCTCAATCTCTCTCGCGATTCTCTGGGCTCTCTCTTCCATCTCTCTAGTCCGAATACCTCTGTCAAGTTTTGTGGTATAGATTTCCTCGTCGAAAGTGCTCTTGACTCCAAACAGTGACTCATTCACCTTAAACTGATCCCACCCCCTACCCCTACAAACAAAAACGTATCAGCTGAGCATGCTACCTGTAAATAGTCATGTTATGAGAGATGTGGAAACAATAGTCTTCCTAAACTTATGGACATTCACCAAGGCTCTTCCCCACAATATGCTAATATGCTTTTCACTAAAAAAAAAATCAAGTTCAACAGAGAGATAGAAATATCATAGCTTTCCAAAAGGAATATCATAACCAGGACAAAGTGCAATCACAAAAAAAATAATCTATTCATTTCCACCATTCTCTCGCATACATCGTTAAGCTAAGAAATAATGGTCTAAGGATCTAGTTAACAAATCAACATATCAAGCATCCAAAAAATATTGCAAGAAATTCAAATGTGTATATATATATACCTTTTCCAAGGGTCATCAAACACATTATCCAGACCCTGAGGAACATCCCCATCAGGTATCCAGGGTTTTAGCTCTCTTCCCTGGTCAGTATGAAACGACTTTGATATAGAAGAGTCCGTTAACAGCTCCCCCGACTTCTCACTCTGAACGGCATTCGACATGCCGTCACTAGATATGGAGAGATCCTAACACCAACATCAAGATACAAGGAATTAAAATGTCAAATCTCAACGTAATGACCCTGCCATAGTGCCATGTAACGCATTGGCATAAACTTAAAACAGAAAAAATAAGTTCGCATGTAAGTAATAAAAGCAAGCACACCTTAGCTATAACTTGAACAAGTTCATCAGCAGGAATAATGAATGTCTTGGAAGGTGGCTTTCTGACAAACTCGGAACGGGTTTTATGCCCTCGTAAACCACCATCTTTAATCAAGGATGCCATCTTTAGAATGATTCCTGGTAGTTAAAAAAAAAATCATAAAATAGCAAGAAAAAGGTAACGTACTTCTATGCTTCACATTTCACATATCTAAGGTAAATTCTGATTCAAAGCCTCACCAAAATCCTTCTCCACGTCAGCAGCATGAAATATACCACTATAAACCGATCCGTTTTTCAGATGCACTTCCACAAGATGCCCAATCTTACACGTTGTGAGGTACACTAAACCATCGCGTGAATCCCCCTTCAAACTTCCAGCTTCACCATTGGATGCTGAATATATATATATATATATATATTAAAAAGCATAAGAACTCAGAACATGATGTCGCAGATATATCACAGAGTATTATCAACAGCACACCTGCATTTGCGGGATGTGACTTTATAGACTTGGCCTTATTCAGAACTCCCTCTCTTTCCCCTCTTATGTAGGGAGATCCATTTGTTGAAGCCTTAGACGGAAGACCAGGTTGCATATTCATTGCAGCCTCAAAACTGTTCAAACTAACAAAGGAAGGGAGTTAAAAGAAAAAAAGCCAATAGATCTAAAAGCATGGGAACAAACAACAAACAAGGCGTATAATCTTAACTCTTTAAGTAACAAAAACGTAATTACAATCAGAGAATAACAAATCAATAACGCAAAGGCATTGATACAAACATCAGCAATCAATCAGAGGGATCTCAAACGTAATCGAGCTTGAACTACGTATTCCAGTGAATCAAAACCCTAAATCGACCATCTGAATCACCAAATCCCCCAAAATCTACCCCGATAACGCGGAAGAACAATGGATCACGGAGAATGGAATACAAATCCGAAGCTAAAAGACCATTCGTTACCTCAAAAATTCGATCCCGATCCGAAAACCAACTCGCCGTCACACCTACAAAACGAAATGCTCCGACGAAGGACGAGCTCGATCGATTGGTTCAACCGGAGCGAGTTAGGGTTCCGTACGGAGCTGAGATTCGCGCGGAGAGAGTGGCGGTTGACGATTCGGAGACAATGATCGGAGCTGATTGCGAGAAGCGAAATGATGAAAAGAGCGAAGAGCCGCACGGCACAGATCGATGTATGGGGGAATGAATCAGCTACGGAGAAGTGCATGGTAAACTAGCATGGTCTCTTCTTCATGTGGCGGTTTAGATTTGAGCGGGCTATTAACTATATCGGGCCCAGAAAATAATGGGCTCAGCGTCGGTTATCAACTGAATTTGGACCCAACTTTGTAGTTGTTCATTTACCTTAGCCATTAAGAACGTCTGATGTATCATTGATGCAACGCTTTTTAGTGAAAACAAAGGGATCGTTGTACAGCTTTTAACACACATATGTTGCTCAAAAAAAAAAACACATATAAACAAGTCAATCCTTCGATTATAATAAACCTTTTGTGAAAGAAATTAGCAAAGAGTAAAGAGATTTATCAAAGCGTTTAGCATACTTTGAAATGTACTTTGTCCAGCGAATGGTTCGCTTAATAATGGGATTAATGTTTATATTTTTTAAAAACGAAGTACTTAAGCATTGAAGGAGACAGAAAGGTGGGGGAGAGGGGCAAAAAGTATTGATAGGCTTAGTTGGAAAAAGACTCCATAAAGTTCAAAATCATTAGTTAATGTATTATTGTAAGAAGCTTGAATCTATAAGATTACATGCTTCGTTACATGTCTCATCATGACTTGCTTTAAGATTAATCCCACTTTATGCCTTTTGCAAGATCGAAGGTGGAGTATAGTACTTGTCACCATAAAGCTAGGACTAAAATACTAATGAGTAATGACAATAGCTGATAAAGCAAGCAAAAATCGTCTTGAACGTAGATAACCCAACATGTATATTACTTGACCATACAAAAAGGAAGAGACTCGGGAAGGGTTTTGAATTGAGTTCCAACACCGACGACATGAATACAATGTTTTTTTTTAAAGAAAAAAAAAACATTGGTTTAGCTCGAAGATTGTATGCCTTTAAATCTTTTATCNNNNNNNNNNNNNNNNNNNNNNNNNNNNNNNNNNNNNNNNNNNNNNNNNNNNNNNNNNNNNNNNNNNNNNNNNNNNNNNNNNNNNNNNNNNNNNNNNNNNNNNNNNNNNNNNNNNNNNNNNNNNNNNNNNNNNNNNNNNNNNNNNNNNNNNNNNNNNNNNNNNNNNNNNNNNNNNNNNNNNNNNNNNNNNNNNNNNNNNNNNNNNNNNNNNNNNNNNNNNNNNNNNNNNNNNNNNNNNNNNNNNNNNNNNNNNNNNNNNNNNNNNNNNNNNNNNNNNNNNNNNNNNNNNNNNNNNNNNNNNNNNNNNNNNNNNNNNNNNNNNNNNNNNNNNNNNNNNNNNNNNNNNNNNNNNNNNNNNNNNNNNNNNNNNNNNNNNNNNNNNNNNNNNNNNNNNNNNNNNNNNNNNNNNNNNNNNNNNNNNNNNNNNNNNNNNNNNNNNNNNNNNNNNNNNNNNNNNNNNNNNNNNNNNNNNNNNNNNNNNNNNNNNNNNNNNNNNNNNNNNNNNNNNNNNNNNNNNNNNNNNNNNNNNNNNNNNNNNNNNNNNNNNNNNNNNNNNNNNNNNNNNNNNNNNNNNNNNNNNNNNNNNNNNNNNNNNNNNNNNNNNNNNNNNNNNNNNNNNNNNNNNNNNNNNNNNNNNNNNNNNNNNNNNNNNNNNNNNNNNNNNNNNNNNNNNNNNNNNNNNNNNNNNNNNNNNNNNNNNNNNNNNNNNNNNNNNNNNNNNNNNNNNNNNNNNNNNNNNNNNNNNNNNNNNNNNNNNNNNNNNNNNNNNNNNNNNNNNNNNNNNNNNNNNNNNNNNNNNNNNNNNNNNNNNNNNNNNNNNNNNNNNNNNNNNNNNNNNNNNNNNNNNNNNNNNNNNNNNNNNNNNNNNNNNNNNNNNNNNNNNNNNNNNNNNNNNNNNNNNNNNNNNNNNNGGGGCTGGGGGAGGGTGGCGCATAATAAGTATTTAAGAAAAATAATAAATATGAAACTGCAACAAAAAA
This sequence is a window from Brassica oleracea var. oleracea cultivar TO1000 chromosome C1, BOL, whole genome shotgun sequence. Protein-coding genes within it:
- the LOC106317400 gene encoding polyadenylate-binding protein-interacting protein 4; the protein is MNMQPGLPSKASTNGSPYIRGEREGVLNKAKSIKSHPANAASNGEAGSLKGDSRDGLVYLTTCKIGHLVEVHLKNGSVYSGIFHAADVEKDFGIILKMASLIKDGGLRGHKTRSEFVRKPPSKTFIIPADELVQVIAKDLSISSDGMSNAVQSEKSGELLTDSSISKSFHTDQGRELKPWIPDGDVPQGLDNVFDDPWKRGRGWDQFKVNESLFGVKSTFDEEIYTTKLDRGIRTREMEERAQRIAREIEGENTRDLHVAEERGFQLNEKFDIDEESKYSAVLPVDAFDDSGFDEEDDELLDTCNDETFGGSSTSTVQRPASSSGKGYEELRAASQPSRNNTSVDQSCSISDDHAQHLPSEQRSKDFNAPGSSISESQLGERRNKNNPEFSHSNRSAEESVSGHGDTKEGAKLGGGGTSAWKTVAEKERQVSEVSGKPKSESFTGQSASRRSSESRPGPSTSSRPGLSPSSSIGSLSSSEKSTLNPNAKEFKLNPNAKSFKPTAAARPQSPMADASFYYPAAPAPVQQMPGMPLGYGIQPQYPGQQQMIYYPGHQHPQAFYPPNAQPQFPQQQQQMMMGRQPRPQMVYMPPPPYQPDNPYNQGRE